The Topomyia yanbarensis strain Yona2022 chromosome 3, ASM3024719v1, whole genome shotgun sequence nucleotide sequence tgagcaaatctagccattttcgagaaaccaatacaaccgttattctgactttggatgcttccggatccgtcgatggtggccatgacatgactgttggggacctagatctacaaattcaacagttgtgtttacattttggaaaaaaatcacctttttacattcatcgcagaattcattagaatcgggatttgctgcgtgatcgtacgtatcaccctgtaattcaggaaccagaactcggatccacacaaaattcaacagcagctgatggacctttcatttaaaattaagtttgtcaaaatcggttcagaaaattccgagaaaccgatttggaaaaatcaacaaattttgttttgtaaccatactcttcaactcgtaattcggaacaagatgtcggttgaagatgaaattcaatggcaacctatgggaatattatacctttcatttgaatcttagtttgtaaaaatcggttcagccatctccgagtaaccgatgtggacattttgttaacaaatccgcacatacacacacatacatacacacatacacatacacacatacatacatacacacatacatacacacagatattttgcgatctcggcgaactaagtcgaatgttatatgagactcggccctccgggcctcggttagaaagtcggtttttggagcaattgcataacctttctatataagaaaggcaaaagaataatatttaattagcttaataagcatgagttcaatgttatcttcatgtgattataatttgcaaaggttggtggaatgcgtttgaacgtgtagggaatgggggtttagtagagtgggtgtggaggatgcgtcagaaatccttcatcttatttcggtacacggggtggatgaaggaaatctgggcgtgagggtgatccaagaagaggggagtgatgaagaagggagatgtaagggcaaggtggggaggggggaaggggcggctacgcaatactcaactgcatattttgccttccatttgagacttggtttgagaaaatcggttcagtcatcaccgatgaaccgatgtgactttaattgtgtaatatgcccggaattccagacttccggaatcgtcgatagtggacaatatattcaaagaatgtttgattggcaatcagtgatctagatctacgattagaagtaatttggtgaccatttcaatagtttttagcctctgaggtattacgattgtaccgatttatatgggaaattccagtgtatccttacaaacacccctgtaactccggaagcaagagtcagaaccgaatgaaattcagcagcagtcaatggcattactgtatctttcatttgaaattaagttcgtaaaaatcggtagagaattcgttgtggaatgggtgtgatattagcttaggaacttggcgggttccccgagggcgtcatgaaccgtcataggtggccaatgtggtcaaagctgctttgattgatcattagtgatccagacccgcaaactagagtaatgttacatcaattttaatatgttttacatcatttgaacattatggtggtaccagtttatatgggaatttgctgtgtgaccgcactcttcaacccgtaactccggaaccggaagtcggatcaactaaaaattcaatagcagcttatgggagcgttatacctttcagatgaaactaagtttgcgaaaatcggtttggccatctctgagaaaattgtgtgagtttaaatgacacacacacatacacacacacatacacacacacatacatacacacacacagacatttgccgatctcgacgaactgaatcgaatggtgtatgatactcggccctccgggcctcggttaaaaagtcgatttttacagtgattgcatagcctttctttatatgagaaaggcaaaaagtagtTGTTTTGGCGGGTCGGGGTAGCTGCTCCACCCCATTTTTCTAAGTGACGTTTTGAATGTACCTCCACACGTatacagacattttctgatCACGACGAACTGAGtggaatggtatatgacactcggccatcCGAACAGGACATACCTGGACAATTTTCAGAGTGATGACATAACCttaataatttggatgaaatttgttCCCAAGGTCGCACTATAATCAACATTCTCTTCCATAACAGACATACTCACTAGTTTGACTTGTTCACAGCGAAAAATGTACGGCAAACTGGCAGCCATTTTTATTGCTCTACTACTTACCTCGTCGATGATAACATGCTTGAAATCAGAGGAGTTTTGCCCGGAACAATGTCACTGTGGCTACGAAAGTGTGGACTTCTTCGTGGACTGTTCCGGCTTAGGACTGTCTGAACTACCTCATTTTCCACAAACTGACGTACGTATCTTTTAAGATATTTCTTAAATCCACCTAAAAATCTATTATTATTCCAGGTGCAAATTCTCGACCTTTCTGAAAACATGTTCACCTCCGTACCAGCCGAGTTATCCCAATTTTCGAAACTGCGTTACTTGGACCTATCGTCAAACCTAATTTCTGACCTTCCACCACACTCACTGGAAGGACTCAGCTCTCTCAAGCAGCTGAATCTAGCCACGAACAATATCTCGAATTGGGCTAACATTTTCCCGAATGAATTACTGCGGAAAACATTATTCCTAGAGGAGTTGAGCCTGGCAGAGAACCCCTTTACAAGTTTTTCCAGTAACGAAGTCTCGTTAGTTCTGGTCAGTGCGTCATTAAAATATCTGGATTTGAGTAACtgcaaaataacgaaaatatccGGAAAGGAGGTCATTCAAGGATTGGTAAATTTGGAACACCTGAAGCTCACTGGTAATCCAATCCATGGAATTTCGGATATGACATCCAGTAGTTTAAAGACGCTTGACTTGAGCAGCTGTAAGCTGAGTAGTCTTCAGCCTACGGCACTCAGTGGGTTGGAGTCCTTAGGTTATATAAATTTAGCGAAAAACCACCGACTATCGCTGTCGGCTCACGGAAATGTTACTTCGCAAAGCTTGAAGCGGATTAATCTTTCGAACTGCAACATGGATTCGATTGATCTAGAGGGATTCCCCAATCTGATGACTGCGATATTACGAGGGAACATGATTCGACAGCTAACAAGGGATAGTTTCGCCTCGAATCAGTTACTTGAGAACATAGATTTATCGTACAATGCCATTAATTCAGTTCAAAATGACGCCTTCCGAGGactaaaacatttgaaaaacttgGATCTTTCGTTCAACATGATCAAACAGATGGATGCAAAGATCTTCAAGGACAACGAACTGTTGACTCATATCAACCTAAGCCGCAACTATTTGTGGCGATTACAGCGGCTCACCGCATCGTCGCTGATTCATCTCAACGTGAGCTGGTGCGAGATATTGGCCATCGATGCGGATGCTTTGGGAGCAATGCCTTCAATTGTAGATCTGGATCTATCCGGAAACTTGCTGTTCGAAGTGCCCGACAGTACTGCGTCAGATTCGCTGCAATCGTTGGATTTGAGTATGTGTAGAATTACAACGATTAAGAACTCGACCTTCTCGGGACTACCGGCACTGTTGAGGCTGAACCTGTCCGGAAATCGATTCACGACACCGTTTcggattgacttttttgacgacaATCCTTACCTGAGCGAAATTTGGCTCGGCGATAATCCATGGCGGTGTGATTGTCGCAATTCAGACTTCTTTCACTTCTATGTGTTTCTAACTGAGCCGCCAAGAAGGGTAAGTTGCACGGATACGCGTAGGAGATGGAAAACTGTTTAGAAAAATGTTGATCCAATTATGGTTCATGCCAAATTTAATTTAAGATGCTGAAACTATTTACTTAGTTTTGATTTGTCCTATTGAGCTTACTTCCTATCGTCTGCTCTTCTCTTCATCAGTGACTTtactttattttgttttgtttgtttcaggTCAGTGATAGAAAACAACTTCGCTGTACCAGCCCGGAAGACTTCTACGGCGCAACCTGGGAAGCTGCGTGTCGTTCACTTTGGTATCCTCAGGACGTCATGGGAACTACTGAAAGAATATGGACCTACTTCATGCTTGCGATTCTCGCATTTTTCGGATTCTTCTGCATTTACTCTCTGGTGAGAAGATGTATCGATTCACGACGCAAAATGGTAGCTGAACGTGAGCGCCAGGAAAATATACAGGAAATGCGAGAGATGTGAGTAATACTTTGCGATTACACAATTTCGtactttttaaacaatttttttgcagAGCCCGCGAAAATCAGCTACGTATGCGACAGGAAGCACAATTAAATGCACCGGATATACGGGAATCACGACCTCCAGCATACGAAGATGCCATTTTACTGCCAAAACTGGACGCTGCCTCCTTTGCATCCTTAGATGAACTTTTGCTGCGCGGTAAGCGCAAGAAAAAGCGACGACAGCGCCAATCAAATGACGATGTAAACACAAATACCAACGAAGAAGAGGACAATGTTGATCTTCGTCCAGGAAATCGATCCAGGAGCGAAAACGTTCTATCCGTCAGAGGTACAGTTTACCAAGAGCCCACAGATACTCTGAACAGAGAACAGCACTCTCCCATTTACCAAAGACCAACGTCCAACAGGGTCGTTACAGCAACCGTAGTTGCCAACGTTCATGCTTCGCCTTCCGAATCGAGAGTTTCGCATCAGGTACAGCAATCGACAACTCCAGTAGAAGAGCTGCACTATCATTCCACCGATATTCTACAAGCTCTAAATAGTACTAGCACATCAAGTCCGGCAGCATCTCGCTCCCTCGTCGTCTCCTCCCTTCAACCCCCGCATAGTCCCGGACCTAGCCAGAGTGTCGAACAAATCCACAACTTTGACGAAAGAAGCTACGAAAACAGTCCTTACGCACCGAGAAAAGTAAAACCCCTTCAACATCTAAACCCAAACGGTAGCATCGAAGAGATCACCGATTTCGAGGATAATGACTCCAGTCCCTACGCCAAACGTCGACTGAACCACATGGCCAGCTTTAAGGGAGATCGAGAGAAACCACCTCTACCGACGAGGCCTCCGCCTACCGTTCAGCAGATGCTGCACGACAACGATGACGAACTGGAGATTCTGGTTGTGGAAGACTACTACACGAGGGAACAACCGAAGGGCGATTTAGACGAGTACGCGTTGCTGACCGACGAGGAAGTTCGGAAGCCGGCAAGTTCCGACGGCAAAAATGGAACCGAGTCAAGCGATAGCAGCAGTATTGAAGTTATTCCAATTAGTAAAGAAAAGTGATACCCTAGTTTATGGCAGTGTGTTGTAGCAAGAATGAATGATTCATATCTGTATTATTAGCATAataaagattgtttacttaGTAGTGGTTTAGTGATGTTCCCTCGGTCAATATCGAAGAACCTTTCCGTAAATAGATTCTTATGCTGTCAAGTCGGTTccagcactgagaactgacatacaagtaaagttttcaacttgtgtaagaaattaaactgtcgctttgaaatgacaacagcaagtagcaacttaccactggtcggcgcttcgatcggccagctatcgctatacgggacttgtatgcaaacttggatacaatggtgactcacgcacagggccgtcgagagccgcgtcgggccccaaggtTTGTATTACTGCTggcccttttaaacctaagccGTCTAGCTCAGCATGAGTTGGTACCTCTTCTGCCATGGGAAATtcgtgagtccgtggtttctattagtctccggttgactcatatatccacatccacagatagcgtgccagacaggttgaatttcgacagcttcttattccgtggtatccaaatcgggtaaaatttccATAGTAACGATTTTTTCGACTTGCGGGTATTCGGGTGTAAATAACGATTATCGACGTAATTAGAGGCGCACGGTGCTAATTCGTGTATTCGTACCTCGTTTGTGTCATCGCCTATATATACAGAGGTTCTGACTtcatgttgccacattcaacgatatatttcgtttcgcaaAACAAACGCTTCTACTTGATTGATGTTCTGAAACATAATCAGCACGgtatgtctaacatggtgaaattgtagagtgtaaacattggccatctttagCTCCATTTGTCCTTCTAACAATACATCTTAAGGaagcctcgaaaagtaaacaggaatacagttcGACCACAATAAACCTTATGATCTGCTTATAATCATCACTCATTTTTTCGACATACTGAATTGGAACACGATACATTActtctactgtgcagacaaagTAGGAACACGGATTGAGTTATTTGCTGGTAACGGTGGAGCAGTTTGtagcttttgttgtaagcaagatgagaaggtagcagatgcagctcgaaattctcgtttaaaattattaaatcaaaaagatttttaatttacatAAGTTTAAACCGTTTCCAATTGTAGATATTATGCAGGTTTTGTAAATAAACAATGTGCTATGTCTCACGTAGGAGCCGGTTTTTATATGCTGTGAGAATATGCAGAACCCGACAACAATATAGAGTAATCATCGCAGTAATCAGACGCAAATTaaacaactgcgagtacagCGGGCAACCGAGTACTGCTACTGTTGGCTGAACTGAACTGTTTGATTGCTTTAGTTTGCACATTATAATTGGGTTCTTATAGACATCACATGCATCTTTGGCGAGGCCCAAAATTaccgttctatctcaacacaatTCTTTGCTAGGGATATTTTGCTAGAGGGAACAATCCTTGAACGTgcaattaaaaatacaaaaattatcctTTTTTTATCACCGGTTAaataaggtcagtctaccttctcatctcgcatagagtagaagctaaaaatcgttccactaaagatacacggcaaaaacgactgcagacgaattatcttgctattgatttttggaaatgtgtTGCAAGACTAGCTACTCGGGTAGTAAAACAATTACTAAACGTACAGATTGTGCTCAATCCGGGAAAAGTTAATGCCCTGTAAATGcaccatatcaaacattaaGAAGCACAGTCGTGTGTTTCGCGGAACAATGTGCAGCACACCAACGAAAGCTGCCACGTTAGCAACAATATCCTCGTATATAAAGGCCTCCAGAGATATGTGCTTACATGACTTATCTTCACACACCATCGTGATTAATAAAATCATGCCAAGAAACGGAGAAGTGGTTTTCATAACAGCTGAATATTCCCATTTTCCCGGGTGCCCCTAACATTGTTCTTatggtgagaatgcttccgtacaaACCAACTCCTTCATACGTAACTTTTTATGCTTATCAagcgaaaatgggacgtttcacCAGAAAAACACTGGTTATGCACCCATGGTAGATTCCTATgcctatttctgcaaaaatatccacgaatttgacaggaacaaatcttcactcaacaacaatcgcGCACAGTATCTctaagccaacaaccggcaccaccatTATGAATCGAACGTAGAAGAgaacggatgcgtttgtcctcgcgctcgcatttctgtttgacgctctattgGTTTCTTCGAACATgttttgaattggcttctcaataaTTTATAGTGTATActccttcgtttgttttttaACATGTACACAAAGTGGAAAACTCgcttaagaacgtttgttttaacaaaagacaactatcaaataaagttttcattttttacactTTCATCATATGACAATTTAATAAGGCGAATGATTATAAAGAAATTACTATTACCATTTTTATCGGAACGTGTTCGACCATCTTCCGGGTTAAAGCGCGGGCCCCTAAatgcgacccgggccccagggtaattgccctggctgaccccccctctcatcgggcctgctcACGCATgtaaacctgtatgcgatggtgattttcaacgtattttcatttaaatgtttacacaggtttttcgggaaagtttgttctagcttatatgtctgttctctgtggttccaGGCACGTGGCCAGAGAAGGGTAAGGGGACTAAAGAAACCCCctcatattttttaacaaaaagttttaacatatatAATTTATTTGTATCATGGCGACTCTTAACAAATCTGTGTTTCGTGAAGTTTTATAGAAGACTAAGCAGTAGAATTCTCCAAAAATCATCACTTTCTCGCAAGTAATTtttacttttaacaaaattcgGTTACATTGTTAAATCAGGTGCTTAAAAATGCGGAATTTGCCTTGTCTCATCCGAATCCGATGCTATCTTAGAGCCAGGACTAAAACTAGTGCCGGATTGACAGCGGCTCCAAAAAAAATGGCGACAATGGTTAGGTTCCCGTGCAAACCCCTAGGCAAGCATGATGTTCTGCAAGCAAAAGGTGTTCTTATTAAGATGATCAGTAAATCAGACTTCCTTTTCTTACTAAGCACCCGCCTGATTAggagtttgctcaggaacacaaattttgCTTCCGTCTTTGCAGCTATCGTCAATCCAGAGCTAACTTAGTCCTGATTCTAAGTAAGTGTCGGATTCTGCTGGGATTAGGTCAAAAtccaaattccataactaatttagttataggccCATCACACGCAAAATTAGTTTTACCCAATTTCTCCTTAATTGAGGAAAATTTACTTTCCAAATTTTTCTCCTTGGGTGGATATGTAGCATAGTGttcaataaatgtttaaatGTTTAAATAATAAGTGATTCTAATGACGATAGCATACGATGTTTTCATTTTGGCCAGAAAAATGTTTGTCatttaaatgaaatattttagTTCTTTATTTCTCTTGTATATGAGTGGCCAACATGTGCTTGTGCCAAAATGGTATTTCTATTTTGCGAGAAGCGATATTTTCACGCCATTGTATTTTGATCGGTTTCATTTTTATACGAGAGATGCGTTCCCTCTCTATGATTTccaattcgtcgctgttgtgccaTCTTATGACAAATGCCATTTTGgcgtaaactgagttagatatgccatgttacttAATTTTAAGATATCTACAATGtgacgttttcagaatttttgaattctacTGGTTTACgtagatatagcgaaacacgattatgacaagcgccaattcCTCGAGTGATCAAGTGGTGCTATCTTGTGGTAATGAAAAAAGAGACGTAATTCCTTTGCAGATCAATCCTAATtattagctaggttcttgtcttgggagcaaaacttttcctaccatcGTTTTTTTCTGCGAATTGTTggcttgtgttttcaagattattgaacatatttccttttgagatttacACTAGTTTTGGAAATGTAAAAATGGATTATGccagaagaatattttttttcatttagtcGCCTGTCAGCATCGATTGCCTTTCTCCGAAAAAGCTTCTTACATTTAGAAATTTCATATTCTAAAAATCGTTCTTCTTAAAAAGTGCtcaatggcgcttgtcataagatagcacaacagcgacgaactgtCATCAGAGGACACTCGGCAGGTGGCaaaactcgtggagcaatggggaacttggacgatggttacattctattgtcccgaaggtatcaacgaagccttggttcagggggatggatgtgggtcgggatttcatacgtgtaatgcccggcttatgtccaaccactacacattgGGCTCACAGAGAATAGGCGGTGCGCTTGTAATGAGGGTTATCACCAAGGGGTTTCCAACAAGCCAAAATAGTGACACTTAATCAAGAATTACTTCGATTTTCGAAATAATTTGGTAATCCGTCGATTACATTGGTAATCAAAAATAAGCATGGTAATTGTATGTATTCTTAAAATAATTCGTGTGATCAACCATAAATACAATGTAATCAATTAATCAAATCGTAAAGTAATTCATTACTACAAGACCAATTCTATTTTgatattcacatttttgctttcattttttaaatatttttttggtattCCACATACGAATTTCACAATACCTTTTACTTGCGACTTAGGGAAACTGTACCTAAGACGAACAGCTTATGGTTAAATAGCAAATTCGACTCATCGATTGATGCAGTTCTCGCAAACCGTAATTTTAGATCATATTCCATCAACATAGTAACTGAtgctaataaaatttcaaactgAAGTATGTTTAAAGTGGTTGTGAAAATGAAGCACAAAATCGTCATTTCAAAAGTGCTATGGATAAATTGGACACCTGGCATGGGTAAGATGGATATATGGCGTTGGTAAAGCTGAAATTAGGACAAGGGTAGAGTGAGAAGCTTCTCGACTAATACATTTTGTTTTCTGTCCGTACATCACAACGTTGCGATAGTAAAAAATAGCCAAAGGGTGTACAATTTAACAGCATTCCGCTGTGTTTCACCCAATAAATATGCCCATCTTTCCCTACCCTACTGACACCAGTATTGTTTTGCTTAAATATCTGATAATTTTCGTATTAGATAATAGCATTATCTACCAGAATCATTTGATATcctctaaaaattgtatagtttcagtatattttaacttttttccaGTTTGTAAGAAACGGAAGTTGTCCATCTTACCCACAGTGTCTTAGTCCACTCTCCCCTACTTCAATTTCAGTCTGAACCTGCAATTCAGAGTATATCAAAATAATTGGGCCACAAACTCGAGCGTAATGACTATTGAAGAATAATGATCCTCAATGCTACCTACATGGTACTCTCTCTTAGCAGACTACGCCCGTTGGCTATATCATTTCTCAGGGAATTCCAAGAGTAGAAATGTTATAGTTTATAACTATCGTCGGCAGAAAGGGTTTAATGATAAATTGGATCATATAACAATGTGATCAAATACAGGATTGTGCCTACTTAACATATTTTGCATTAAATAAATTGTTAATGAGTCATTCTGACATGCATTCCCCGTTGTGTTTTTCAatttcgaatcatatttaatttTTGGCGGAAAGGGGCTGTTGTCCCATAAAAATTACTtactttaaaatgttttaccCACTAATTCTCATTATTCTCATTTTTATACACAACTATTcggccatttttttttta carries:
- the LOC131692569 gene encoding uncharacterized protein LOC131692569, which encodes MYGKLAAIFIALLLTSSMITCLKSEEFCPEQCHCGYESVDFFVDCSGLGLSELPHFPQTDVQILDLSENMFTSVPAELSQFSKLRYLDLSSNLISDLPPHSLEGLSSLKQLNLATNNISNWANIFPNELLRKTLFLEELSLAENPFTSFSSNEVSLVLVSASLKYLDLSNCKITKISGKEVIQGLVNLEHLKLTGNPIHGISDMTSSSLKTLDLSSCKLSSLQPTALSGLESLGYINLAKNHRLSLSAHGNVTSQSLKRINLSNCNMDSIDLEGFPNLMTAILRGNMIRQLTRDSFASNQLLENIDLSYNAINSVQNDAFRGLKHLKNLDLSFNMIKQMDAKIFKDNELLTHINLSRNYLWRLQRLTASSLIHLNVSWCEILAIDADALGAMPSIVDLDLSGNLLFEVPDSTASDSLQSLDLSMCRITTIKNSTFSGLPALLRLNLSGNRFTTPFRIDFFDDNPYLSEIWLGDNPWRCDCRNSDFFHFYVFLTEPPRRVSDRKQLRCTSPEDFYGATWEAACRSLWYPQDVMGTTERIWTYFMLAILAFFGFFCIYSLVRRCIDSRRKMVAERERQENIQEMREIARENQLRMRQEAQLNAPDIRESRPPAYEDAILLPKLDAASFASLDELLLRGKRKKKRRQRQSNDDVNTNTNEEEDNVDLRPGNRSRSENVLSVRGTVYQEPTDTLNREQHSPIYQRPTSNRVVTATVVANVHASPSESRVSHQVQQSTTPVEELHYHSTDILQALNSTSTSSPAASRSLVVSSLQPPHSPGPSQSVEQIHNFDERSYENSPYAPRKVKPLQHLNPNGSIEEITDFEDNDSSPYAKRRLNHMASFKGDREKPPLPTRPPPTVQQMLHDNDDELEILVVEDYYTREQPKGDLDEYALLTDEEVRKPASSDGKNGTESSDSSSIEVIPISKEK